The DNA region AGCTCCTCCACCTCGCGCCCGCGCGACAGCCCTTGTAGCTGCTCCCCAATGAGCCGGCGCCAGAAGGCCATCCGCTGGCGCTTGCCGCGCAGCGCGTCGTCGCCCGGCTCGGCGGGCGCCGGAGAACCCGATGAAGCGCCGGCCCGCTCGCTCCCGTCGAGGTCGCGCCCTAGATGACCGCTCGCGTAGCGGAGGTCCCGCTGACGATCTCGACTTCCCTCGACCCCCGCCCCCTTCGCTGCCTTGCCCAGCCCTTCCAGCGCGAGGACGATGGGCTTCCATGCCTCGTCGATGCCCTCGTAATCGATGGCGAGATGTCCGAGCCGCCGATGAGCGTGCGCGCGAAGCTCGCTCGCCGCGCCGAGGAGCGTCCGCATCTCCTCTTGATGGACCCGCCGGCGTCGCGTGACGTGGGGCCGGAGCGCCGCTTGGAAGTTTCCGCTCGAGGCGATGAGCTCCTGAATCGCAGCCGACTGATCGGGATGTCGATGCGCGGTGGCATGTGCCTTGGAAAAGGCATCGATCTCTTCGTCGGGTCGCGGGCGCGTGCCGATACGGTCGAGCGTGGTGCGCCACTGGTCGGCACTCAGTTCGACGGGGGTCGCCGTCAGAGCGAGTCTTCGATTGTCGTTTCCTTGCGGTAGGAGCTCCGCGAGAAGCCTCCCGAGGACCTTCGTGGGCTCGTCGCCGTCGTCCCGGCTCTTGTGCGCCTCATCGATCACCACGAGGTCGAGCCCGCCGATCAGCTCGCGCATCAGCAGCGTGGTCAGCTTGCGACCCTCCTCGCCGGCCGCATGGTCTCGAGCCGCCTCGGGGCTCTCTAGCATGGTGCGTGGGAGGTCCTTGAGGTGGGCCCGCACGGCCGCGCGTCCGGCGAGATACTGCGCCGCCGCCCGCTCGATGCACCACCGGCACTCGGTCTGTTCGTGGTCTGCCGGTTTCTCCAGCTCCCAGCACGCGTTCGCGGAGGCCACCCACCTCCAAAGGTTCGTCTTTCGCGGGCGATCTGCCTCGCCGAGCTCGAGCAAATGCGCCTTCACGAGGCTCGCCAGATAGAAGCGCCAAGGTCGCGAGTTGGACCGCACCGCCGGAGCTCCGAAGGTGTGCGAAAAGAGGAGCCATCTGCCGCGCTTCGCGACCGGAAACTGGGGCGCCCCCGCTGCCTCGAAGAGATCCGCGTACCCACGCAGCAGGAGCGGACCCTCGACTCCCTCGCCGCCCGGCCGCTGCTGATAATCGCGCCACTCCTTGTCCCACTGGTAGAGCAAGCCGGGCGGCACAACCGCCGCCACGCGGCCGCCATTGGCCTGAACCGCCTCGATGAAGGCCAGGGCGAGGCGCGTCTTGCCGAGCCCCACTTCGTCGGCAATGAGAGCCCCAGTCTGCTGCGCGACTCGACCCGCGAGAAATCTCAAGCTTCGCGCCTGCCCGAACTTCCAGCTCCGCGCGGGATCGCAGGCTATCTTTTCGAGACAGGCGGCGACCTCGCTCCACGAGACGGTCATGGCATCCTCCCCCCATCCGACGGCAGGAGCGGTCGCGCGGGCGTCGCCCACGCAGCCTCGACCTCCCGAAGGAGCACCTCGTAGTCCGACGTCGGAGCTCGAGGGGCAAATCCGGGCTCCGCGTGCAGCGGCGCCAGAACATTCCACCCCAGGCTCGCGAACGCCTTTGCGGCTTCCGGCTGGAGTTCCTCGAGCAGCACCTGACGGAGGTGCGCCACCCAGTCGGGCATCTGACCGGCTTCGACGCGCTGGTTTCCCTCGGCGAGGGCCTCGACGAGGGCCATGGCGCGATGGATCGGGAAGGCCTCGCGGGCCCTCCTGAGCTCCTCCGTCTCGTCCTCGCCATGCGACTGGAACGGCGGCCTGTCGCCGTCATCCCCCCCATCCCCCCTTCGCGCAGGTTCTTCCGCCTCGTCATCCCAGGCCTGGCCGGGGAAGTCGGCGAGCCGTGCCAGCACCTCGTCAAACCCGCGCCGTTCCGCTGGCGGACGACAGTAGTCCCCGGCGGCGGTAAACACGGATAACTCCCAGCGCTCGTTGCCCCGCAGCAGGTTCACACGGCCGACGCGCGGCGCCTCGGGAGGGACGGCCACCGTCTCGGCCGTGGCGTCGATCGGGATCACGACGGCCCCCCACCGCAGCTCGCACCCTTCACGGTCTTCACCGGCAAGCCACTCGAGAGCGAGCTTCGATTGCTGCGCGTCCCAGGTCAGGCCCACGAGCGGTGGCGGTCGCTGCTGCAGCTCGGGCTTCGTCTCGGCTTCTTCGCCGGTTCGCTCGACATCGAAGTCCTCGAGGGCGGCTTCCTCCTCCGGGTGAATGCCGAGCGACGCACAAAGAATCCGCTCGTCCATATCCTCCGTCTCGAGTACTACGCCAGCCTCGACGTTCCCGTTTGCGCCAGGGGAAAGGGCAAAGCCTTGCAGGCTCAGGTTACCCGACCCGAGATAGAGCAGGCCGCTCGTGCAACGCTCTCCGCAGCGACCGACGAAGACATACTTGGCATGCAGGCGAGCCGGCTCGCCGGACCCGCCCTTCCCCCGCCGACCCTCCTCGGCGGATCGCCAGGGCCTGCAAATCGTCCAATCCAGCGCGTCTTCGTCCGTCGCCGAAAGCCACACGCCAACGGCCCCCGCCGTTTCGGGATTGACGGCGAGCCACCTGTCCTCGGGCTTCAGCGTTTGAGCCAGCACCTTCGCCTCCTGCAGCTCGGCGCAGAGCCTCGTCAGCACCTCGGGGGGCCCCGACTCTCCCTCCCGCGCGTTCTCGAAGAATCCTGACCCGCAGAAAAGGAGGTTTCGCCCTCGCGTCGCCTCGCCGCGCGGCACCCCACGCCTCTCGAAGCTGCGGATCACCTGCCGTCCGATGGAGCCCTTGAGAAACGTGCTCGGCGCACTGCTCTTTGCGGCCGGAGGTGCCGTGAGTGTGGAGATGAACCTCGCGTCTCTCGCGTCCGCGGCCGCTCGATCGTCCTCGGACGTCAGGCCACACCGCGCAAGGAGCGCGTCAACCCGCTGCTGCGCGGCTCGCGGCAGCGCGTAATACCCATTCCCGCCCGCTGCATCCGAGAGCAGCGCGCGAAAGAAGCGCGCGGTCTGCCGCAGATCGCGTTCGGCGTCCCGCGCGTCGGCGCTCCGCGTGCCTAGCCGAAGCTCGCAGGTCCAGACGAGGTTCAGCTCGTGGTTCGCCGCCCCGAGCGTCCAATTGCCCGTTGAGACTACAAGTCGTAGGAAATCCGGCTCGCCCGTCCGCGAGGGACCGAAGCCAAGGAGAGCCACCTTCGCGTGCAGGAGCTCCGTCTTTTCCGGCCATCGGTGGGGGTGTCCCTGCTCGAGCCCGGCGATCGGCGGCAAGCGCGGGTCTCGCGGGTCGGTCAGCAGCACGATCGCGAGCTGCCCGCCGCGGGCGCGGGCCTGAGGACCGAGGCCGGTAAAGCGCTCGAGGGCGGCCTCGATGTAGCGCGCGTTCGCGCTGAGGGCGCAACACAATCCGAAGACGCCCTGCCGCTGCTCGTCCGGCGGGGCAAAGAGATCGACGTAGCTCGAATGACGCCCCTCGGCGCTAGCTGGCATGACAGTCCCTCCAGAGCCCGTGCAACTGCCGCAGGCGAGGGGTGATCGCCCCACGGATCTCTGCCGCCTCGTCATCCTCGGCGTCCACGGCGAGCTCCTTGTGCGAGGCGAAGAGCTCGCCGCGTTCGATGCGACCCGCCCCCGGGCTGCGGAGGATCGCGCCGTCTCGCGCGACGAGCTGCTCGATCCTTCGCGCAGAGTCGCCCGTCTCACCGAGCGCGTCGCAGATGTGCAGCGCCTCGGGGTGCGACCGACCGTGGCCGCGCGCACACCTCCGATAGTCCTCGAAGGCGGCCAGTAACCTTTCCTCGCCCGCGCGGACGCGCTCATCGGGAGCCAGTTCGCTCGCCGGGGCCACCTCGCGCTGGTCTTCGGCGAGGGCCTGCGCCACCGCGTGCACGAGGCGCCTCGCGGCCCCGAGGACCTCGCCGAAGGCACGAGCGACCTCGAGCTCGGCCACCTGCGCCGCGTAGCCCGAGACTCGCAGCCTCTCCACGAGCGCCGCGTGCAAAGGGGGAAGGCCATCGGTCCCCTGTAGCACCTCGAAGGCGTCCAGCAGATGGGATCGGCGCTCGGGATCGGTCCCCGGAAGGTCGCCCCGCGTCGTTGCCTGGAGGCGCGCAAGAACGAGCGCCCCCTCGTCGGGGCCCCCGGCGTTCGCAAACTTGGCCCATCGCGGGCTCAGGGCACGGCCGGCAGTGTACGCAGTCCTTCCGAGATTTCTCGCACCACCGACCCAGTCGAGGAGCTGTTTGCTCAAGCGGGCTTCCCCTCGGCCGGCAACCTGCGAAAGAAAGAGCTTTGCGAGCTCGCGACCGTGCGCCGAAAGTTTCATGCCATTGAAAAGGCGACTTCCCGTGGTGAAACCCAGTCCGCCTTCATCGGCCAAGGCCGCGACGGTGGCCTGCCGGTACGTGTTTTGGACGTAGTACCGTGCCTGACACAGCTCTGCGAAGGACCACGCGTCCGGTTCTTGCGGGAAGGCGCGCACGCCGAGCACCCGCTCGCGACCCACCCCCTCGACTTCCGACGCCCACGCGTGCTTGCAGGCCAAGGCTTCGATCGCGTTTGCGACGCGCGCCGGGGAAACGTGGCACTCCTCGGCGATCGCCAGACCGGCGACGGCCCAGGAGATCTGCCGTACGAACCGAACCCCGCCGATGCCCGGGACCTGGAGCTCGCGATAGAAGCGAACGGCCGCCCCGAGCCCGAGCGTCAGACTTGCCCGGCGTGGAGGGACCTCGACGCGCGCCGGAATGAACCAACGCGTCTGCACATGGTCGTCGTTTTGCTGCATCGTCGCCCCCGCTGGATGGTGACGCATTATAGCCCCTTTCTACCGCACATAACACCTGCGCGATGGGTTGTGCGTCGTCGGCGGAAGCCGCTGGCGCGGCGGCTGCGCGCCTGTCTGCGGATACACTAGAGGACCTGTGTGCAGAAATAGTGCACACGCGCTCTTTCCTTTGCTCGGGCTGCAAGTGATCCCACAAGGGGTTGGGGGGGGCAGGTTCGCGGGCGCCTTCCCGGCGCCTTCCACGCGCCTTGCCCCGGCGCGGCCGTCGCGCTAGCCTGCCTCCCCCAACCAACGGAGGTGGAGCATGTCCCCGGTGAAGCCCGTTCCAGATGGGTACCAAACGCTCACGCCCGCGCTGAACCTGAAGGGCGCGGACCAGGCGATCGAGTTCTACAAGAAGGCCTTCGGGGCGGAGGAGCGCTTCCGCATGCCGGGCCCCGGCGGGGTCGTGATGCACGCCGAGCTCCAGATCGGCAGCTCGGTGGTCATGCTGTCGGAGGCGATGCAGGATCCGCCGACGGTAGGCAGCATCTTCATGTACGTGCCCGACGCGGACGCTGCCTTCGACCGGGCGGTGAAGGCGGGCGCCAAGGTCAAGATGCCGATGCAGGACATGTTCTGGGGCGACCGCTTCGGCAAGGTGACGGACCCGAACGGAATTGGCTGGGGCATCGCCACGCACAAGGAAGACCTCTCGCCGGCCGAGATGGATCAGCGCATGAAGGCCGCCATGGCGGCGATGGCGGCGCAGGGCGGCCCAAAGTAGCGTCCCTCTCTTTCGCGTACGGTCGCTCGCCTGATCGCACGCGTCGACGCCGAAAGGTGTCCCTTGACCAACCTTCTGCTCGTCGTCGCGCTCGCGCTGCTGGCCGTGGTCGCGCTGCTGCAGCTCCTCCTTCTCCGCCGCAAGGTGGGGGTGGACCTCTCGCCGCTCCAGAACGCCCTGCAGGCGGTCGAGAGGTCGCATGAGCGGATGGAGCGGGGGGTGCGGGAGGAGGTCGCGAAGAACCGCGAGGAGGCGACGACCGCGGCGCGTCAGGCCCGCGAGGAGCTGACCGGCAGCCTCAAGAGCGTGGGGGACACGCTCTACCAGCAGGTCTCCACGCTGACGCAGACGAACGATCAGAAGCTGGACCGGATGCGGGAGGCGGTGACCGCGCGGCTCGAGGCTTCCTCGGCGCAGCTCGGCAAGCTCACCGAGACGAACCAGCAGAGGCTCGAGGCGCTCAAGACGGCCGTCGAGGAGAAGCTGAAGGCCCTGCAAGAGGACAACGCGGGCCAGCTCGAGAAGATGCGGGCCACCGTCGACGAGAAGCTGCAAGGCACGCTGGAGAAACGCCTCGGCGAGTCCTTCAAGCTGGTGGGCGAGCGGCTCGAGCAGGTCTACAAGGGGCTCGGGGAAATGCAGAGTCTCGCCACCGGCGTCGGGGATCTGAAGAAGGTCCTCTCCAACGTGAAGACGCGCGGGACCTGGGGCGAGGTGCAGCTCGGGGCGATGCTCGAGCAGGTGCTGAGCCCGGAGCAGTACGCGGCCAACGTGGCCCCGAAGGACGGGGGGGAGCGGGTCGAGTTCGCGGTCAAGTTACCGGGTCGCGGAGAGGACCGGGACGAGGTGGTCTGGCTCCCCATCGACGCCAAGTTCCCCGTCGAGGACTACCAGCGGCTCGTCGAGGCGCAGGAACGCGCCGACGCGGTGGCGGCCGAGGAGGCGGGCGGTCAGCTCGAGGCGCGGATAAAGCAGTGCGCGAAGGAGATCAGCGACAAGTACCTGAACCCGCCGCGCACGACGGACTTCGCCGTGCTCTTTCTGCCGACGGAAGGGCTCTTCGCCGAGGTGATCCGTCGCCCGGGCCTTCCCGAGCGGGTGCAGCGCGACTTCCGCGTGGTGATTGCCGGCCCCACCACGCTCTGGTCGATCCTCTCCAGCCTGCAGATGGGCTTTCGCACTCTGGCCATTCAGCAGCGCTCGAGCGAGGTCTGGAAGCTCCTCGCCGCGGTGAAGACCGAGTGGAGCAAGTACGGCGAGGTCCTCGACCGCGTGCAGAAGAAGCTCCAGGAGGCCTCGAACAAGGTCGAGGAGGCGGCGCGGAGCGCGCGTTCCGTCGGGAAGCGGCTCCGCGAGGTGCAGGAGCTCCCGGCGGCGGAGGCCGAGGGGGTGCTGCGCCTCGAGGTGACGCCGAGCTCGGAGGGGGAGTAGGCCGGGCCCTGATTTAGGCGGCCGGCCACAACTACCTGTGCATCCTCGCGGCCGATGCATCCCGGCTGGCTTCGTTGCTCCTCGGTTGCGTACCGACGGGTATGCGCCCTCGTCGCGCCTCGCCATCCGGGCGCCTCGACCACGATCCCTGCACACCTCATTGTGGCCGGCCGCCCTAGCCCCTACGCAGGAGCCGCCGCAGCCGCGTCCCCAGCCGCCGCGAGGCGACCTCGCCGACGAGGGACTCCGGGCGGGCTCGGGCGAGCCGGCGCCGGAAGGTTTCGAGGACGCGCCGCGCCTCGGGCCGGTCCCTTCGCGCCTCACCGATCGCCTGAGCGAGGGAGGCCTTGGCGCGGCCGAGGTCCTCACCCCAGGGACGCACGAGGAACAGGAAGGGCCCCGTGGACGAGGGGAGTTCGTCGAGCGGCGCGAGGCGGTCGGGGTGGGCGAGCGCCCCGGCGAGGTGCTCCTCGCTCTCGTCGAACGAGTCGATGCGGGCGAGGAGGCGCCAGGCGCAGGGGGCGAAGGTCGTGAGCAGGAGGTGCCAGGCGTAGAGGCCGCAGCACCAGAGCCGGGTGCTGAAGGGGAACGCCCGGAACAGCTCGGGCCGGTGTTCGAGGCGCTCGCGGAGGTAGGCGGTGCGCTCGGTCCAGAAA from Deltaproteobacteria bacterium includes:
- a CDS encoding VOC family protein — its product is MSPVKPVPDGYQTLTPALNLKGADQAIEFYKKAFGAEERFRMPGPGGVVMHAELQIGSSVVMLSEAMQDPPTVGSIFMYVPDADAAFDRAVKAGAKVKMPMQDMFWGDRFGKVTDPNGIGWGIATHKEDLSPAEMDQRMKAAMAAMAAQGGPK
- the rmuC gene encoding DNA recombination protein RmuC, giving the protein MTNLLLVVALALLAVVALLQLLLLRRKVGVDLSPLQNALQAVERSHERMERGVREEVAKNREEATTAARQAREELTGSLKSVGDTLYQQVSTLTQTNDQKLDRMREAVTARLEASSAQLGKLTETNQQRLEALKTAVEEKLKALQEDNAGQLEKMRATVDEKLQGTLEKRLGESFKLVGERLEQVYKGLGEMQSLATGVGDLKKVLSNVKTRGTWGEVQLGAMLEQVLSPEQYAANVAPKDGGERVEFAVKLPGRGEDRDEVVWLPIDAKFPVEDYQRLVEAQERADAVAAEEAGGQLEARIKQCAKEISDKYLNPPRTTDFAVLFLPTEGLFAEVIRRPGLPERVQRDFRVVIAGPTTLWSILSSLQMGFRTLAIQQRSSEVWKLLAAVKTEWSKYGEVLDRVQKKLQEASNKVEEAARSARSVGKRLREVQELPAAEAEGVLRLEVTPSSEGE